TAGCAGCCCGCTTGTCATCCGTTCAATTTGCTTTTCGTCCGCTAACAGCTTCATCTGTTTCACGGCATCTTCGACCATATATTTAATATCCGATTTACGCCTGCTATCATCATCATTTAATTCTCGGTAAAAGATGGTGAGAAGCACCTGCATGAGAATACTTTGGATATATGGCTTCAGCTCCCCTATTTCCATTCCTCTGCCAAGCTCAAACAGCGGGTTTAATCGTTGCATTCGCTGGGCAAAACCTTCCCATGATTCGTTCATAGCCATCTCCTCCATGTTTCAATTGTTAACACTTCCTGTGGGATGCGCTTATTCTCCTGCCATAATTGCATGAGCTTCACCTGCTCCTCTTCGGTAAACCATTGAAGGAATGCATCACGGTAGTTTGTGTTTTGCGTTTGACCGAGTTTCTGGTCATTTCTTTGGTCAATACAATCCAGCATTTTACGATAAATTTTTAAGGCCGGCTGAATGCAGCAATCTTGGTATTTTTCCATCAGCCGAATCAGTATCCCGTATCCAGAAGCATCTAAATCACCGGCATAATAGAAAAGGTAGTCTTTTGGCGGAAACGTCCGGAAGAAAAACGAAAAGCTTCTTTCAATTTTCGTCCCTTCTCCATAGATAATCAGTTCCGGTTCATAATCAAGAAGATTCTCTTCCAATAATTTAATGGCAGTATGAAAGAAAGATAGATTTTCGACGATTAGTACTCTTTGAATATCTTTCATTTCTTTGCCTTGCTTGATCCAAAACACAAACGGCTCCCCGTAGTTCACCGTCTTAAGCTGATCCTCTGATAATCCAATTCGGGTTAAAAAGCCTTTCCCCTCAGGAAAGCTGTCACTGTCGATTAAGAACTTTTCATCGCCAAAGAGCTCGAGACTTCTTTCTTCTAATGACACGATTTCCCGTTCTTGGCTGGATTGGAGAAATGTATATACATTCTGGATTCGATTCCATTCGTCTACTGTTTGCCATTCAGGATGGCGCTCATAATAGGAAAAATCAAACTGATCACTCAATTTCATCATCTCAAGCCGATCCCATTTTTTCTCGTTTACTTTTACATTAACCCAGTAAAAAAGGGGCAATGTTGGGGTTTTTCCGTTATATTGATGATTTTGAATCGGTGTCAGTTGACCCTCACCTTGTAAGGTTTGGATTGCCTGATAAAACAACGAATACCCATCCATATCAAAATAATCATCCGAAAGCCTGCGCAACTGTAATTCTAAATCATTCATATTAATCTTCTTTTTCTGCTTAGGGTGTTGAATATCAGCAATAAACCCTCTCACCCTTGCTTCAATAATATCGATTGTACTCACCTACTTCTAAAAACAAAATTCGACATCCATCAATTATAAACTATTTTGGGAGCAGAGGGACCGTTCATGTGCTTCCTTTTTTGTTTTCTATTATTAAATAATATATTTACAATTGAATTAATTTTGTTTGTAATAAGGTGTGAAACTACATATAACCGCACAGATGGCACTGTGCGGTTATATTAATATTTATGTTGGCTGGGTGTTTTGGAATCGATCCCAGAAGACCTCGAACGCAGGAAAGAGTTACTAGTTATGAAATCTTCTAAGAAAGAAATACTCTAAATTTTATAGAATAGATTAATTAAAGGACAAAACATAATTTTAAGACTAATATGTTTTGTCCTTTATTATTCAAGGTTATGGCCCTAAAAAGAAAATTAAGCGCTGACCCTTTGCAGGAAAGCTCCTTATTGCTGAATAACAGTTTTATAATTAATAAACAGTATTATCTTTCTCTAATTCATGGTGAATTACTTCTCCTATAAGCCTTATACCCTCATTGATTTTGTCTATAGGCATATTCGAGTAATTTAAGCGCAAAGTATTTTTCTTTGTTCCATTCGGAAAGAATGGGCACCAGGAACAAACGCAACATTAGCTTCTAAACATTTAGCAAGCAATTCTTTCGAATCAACAGACTCAGGAAGCTCAACCCAAATAAATAATCCACCTTCTGGCTTACTGTAAGACAAATTCTTTGGGAAAAATTCGTCCATACAAGATAACATAGCTGTGCATCTTTCTTTATAAACAGCTTTGATTTTATTAATGTGCTCTTCGATATCGTAAAGTTCTAAATACTTTGTTGTAATTCTTTGAGCAAAGCTGTCAGTATGTAAGTCAGCTATTTGCTTAAAAATAACGTACTTATCAATTAAAGATTCGTCTGCACAAATCCATCCAAGTCGAAGACCAGGAGAAAAAATCTTAGAGAAAGTGCTTATATAAATTACTCTATTCTCAGTGTCAAAATGTTTCACAGGCGGAAGTTCCTCTCCAGCAAATCTTACAGCTCCATAGGGATTATCCTCTACAATCAGCACATCATATTGATTAGCAAGCTCAATCATTTTTTTTCGTCTTTTGAGTTTTAATGTGCGACCTGTAGGGTTTTGGAAATCAGGAATAGTATAGATAAATTTTGTGTTTGGATGCTCTTGAAGCTTTTTCTCTAGCTCTTCCATAACCATTCCATCTTCATCCATAGCTACTTCAACAAATTTGGCATTATATGACTTGAATGTATTAATTGCTGCAAGATAGGTTGGGCTTTCACAAATAATAGTATCTCCCTCATTAATAAATAATCTTCCAGTAAGGTCGATTGCTTGCTGGGATCCTGATGTGATAAGAACATTTTCAATAGTAGAGTTGATTCCGGTACCTTTCATCCTTTGACAAATAGCTTCTCTTAAAGGAATATATCCTTCAGTCGTACTATATTGAAGAGAATCCGCACCTTTATCATTCAATACAGCATTGCATGCATCCTTAATAGCTTCTACTGGAAACATCTCTGGGGCTGGAAGTCCTCCCGCAAAAGAGATGACTTCTGGTCTTTCTGTTACTTTCAATATTTCACGTGTCTCAGAAGATTTTACTAAATGAGTTCTCTTAGCAAATTTCTTTTGCATTTATAAACACTCCCCTTCTAGAAAGCTAATGCTTTAAACCTCCAAATAGATTTGAATCATCATAACACGCACAAAAAAGCCATACAATATTATAATTGTATGGCGAACAATATTAGGTAAGATCATTTAGCAAACGTTTAAGGATAATCAATACTTGCTCAAGCTCCTCGATCGTATTTGGTGCACAGACAGAAATCCTTACTGCCCTTTCTTGACACTTATTTCCAACACACCTACAAATAGAAGCCTTCCATATAATAAAACTATTTTAACTTAATAAACATCCCGCTGGTAACGGCCTTGCTTTTTCAAATCATTTAAATACGCTTCAGCTTCTTCTTGAGACATCGATCCTTCTTTGGCAATAACCTCAATCAGTGTGTTGTGGACATCTTTTGCCATGCGATCCTTATCTCCACAAATATAGAAGTAGCCGCCATTTTCGAGCCAATTGAATACTTCTTTGCTGTTTTCAAGAATTTTATGTTGAACATATACTTTTTGGTCAGTATCACGAGACCATGCAGTCTCTAATTTAGTGATGACCCCATCTTTTTGATATTGTTCTATTTCTGATTGGTAAAGGAAATCAGATGCGGCATGCTGGTCGCCAAAAAATAACCATGTTCTTCCTGTTGCTTTCGTTACCGCGCGTTCTTCAATAAACGAACGGAATGGGGCAATCCCTGTCCCAGGACCAACCATGATGATATCTGAATCAACCGAT
The DNA window shown above is from Bacillus sp. T3 and carries:
- a CDS encoding Wadjet anti-phage system protein JetD domain-containing protein, coding for MSTIDIIEARVRGFIADIQHPKQKKKINMNDLELQLRRLSDDYFDMDGYSLFYQAIQTLQGEGQLTPIQNHQYNGKTPTLPLFYWVNVKVNEKKWDRLEMMKLSDQFDFSYYERHPEWQTVDEWNRIQNVYTFLQSSQEREIVSLEERSLELFGDEKFLIDSDSFPEGKGFLTRIGLSEDQLKTVNYGEPFVFWIKQGKEMKDIQRVLIVENLSFFHTAIKLLEENLLDYEPELIIYGEGTKIERSFSFFFRTFPPKDYLFYYAGDLDASGYGILIRLMEKYQDCCIQPALKIYRKMLDCIDQRNDQKLGQTQNTNYRDAFLQWFTEEEQVKLMQLWQENKRIPQEVLTIETWRRWL
- a CDS encoding PLP-dependent aminotransferase family protein produces the protein MQKKFAKRTHLVKSSETREILKVTERPEVISFAGGLPAPEMFPVEAIKDACNAVLNDKGADSLQYSTTEGYIPLREAICQRMKGTGINSTIENVLITSGSQQAIDLTGRLFINEGDTIICESPTYLAAINTFKSYNAKFVEVAMDEDGMVMEELEKKLQEHPNTKFIYTIPDFQNPTGRTLKLKRRKKMIELANQYDVLIVEDNPYGAVRFAGEELPPVKHFDTENRVIYISTFSKIFSPGLRLGWICADESLIDKYVIFKQIADLHTDSFAQRITTKYLELYDIEEHINKIKAVYKERCTAMLSCMDEFFPKNLSYSKPEGGLFIWVELPESVDSKELLAKCLEANVAFVPGAHSFRMEQRKILCA